A window of the Lolium perenne isolate Kyuss_39 chromosome 7, Kyuss_2.0, whole genome shotgun sequence genome harbors these coding sequences:
- the LOC127318437 gene encoding uncharacterized protein: METVQQSELQGRQHAWWRPLDTMAFCSSSSDMSNSDGFFPQLQWDPLLWYFGLGDDHRAIEDELGLFFPKCTSQCMESPCSQQEEETVVPEDQLDELLRNFWDAEEKEQHLVGLNTSCVAASSSHDDDDLLALCSALPVGSTSPEKAVTGTQPDQSAPSSSSSRCSVTRHAGGGGAAAAQHQTTRTNCSSKRSTAQEDTDAWSGKRSRTASSSGAGPTVVRPFAVVKPGGGGVDGQATLAEINERVLSRPTRPVPHPVGEFACAPRTLAGGDDRPAPSGKAVAGFTRLHTVGRGTITIIRTSG, encoded by the exons ATGGAGACAGTCCAGCAAAGCGAGCTGCAGGGGAGGCAGCATGCCTGGTGGCGGCCTTTGGACACCATGGCTTTCTGCAGCAGCAGCTCGGACATGAGCAACAGCGATGGTTTCTTCCCGCAGCTCCAATGGGATCCGCTGCTCTGGTACTTCGGTCTAGGCGATGATCATCGCGCCATCGAGGACGAGCTCGGGCTCTTCTTCCCCAAGTGTACATCGCAAT GCATGGAGTCGCCGTGttcgcagcaggaggaggagacggtGGTGCCCGAAGATCAGTTGGATGAATTGCTCCGG AATTTCTGGGACGCGGAGGAGAAGGAGCAGCATCTGGTAGGCCTCAACACCAGCTGCGTTGCTGCTAGCTCTTCCCATG ATGACGATGATCTGCTTGCTCTGTGCTCCGCTTTGCCGGTGGGCTCCACATCGCCAGAGAAAGCCGTGACGGGGACACAGCCTGATCAGTCTGCCCCCAGCTCGTCCTCATCCCGCTGCAGCGTCACCCGacatgccggcggcggcggcgccgccgccgcccagcaCCAAACGACTCGCACCAACTGTTCGTCCAAACGCTCGACGGCACAAGAAG ACACAGACGCGTGGAGCGGCAAGAGGAGCAGGACGGCGTCCTCCTCCGGCGCCGGACCTACGGTGGTGCGCCCGTTCGCGGTGGTGAAGCCCGGAGGCGGCGGAGTGGACGGCCAGGCAACGCTGGCGGAGATCAACGAGCGGGTCCTGTCGCGCCCGACGAGGCCCGTCCCGCACCCCGTCGGGGAGTTCGCGTGCGCCCCGCGCACGTTGGCCGGCGGAGACGACCGGCCAGCACCCTCGGGCAAGGCGGTCGCCGGCTTCACCAGGCTGCACACCGTCGGGAGGGGCACCATAACCATCATCAGGACATCTGGCTAA